In Vanessa tameamea isolate UH-Manoa-2023 chromosome 19, ilVanTame1 primary haplotype, whole genome shotgun sequence, one genomic interval encodes:
- the LOC113399327 gene encoding UDP-glycosyltransferase UGT5-like codes for MALHKISIVFLLLYCWQTVESASILALFSSLSFSDHVVYRGYISLLAQKGHSIVVMTPYPGHFGFPESEKIVELNVGEESALFWEEYNKLMIDTDDYYSRMKEINDCSIKVAVAQLKSKPMTALLINPNVKFDLVITEADVPVLYAVADKYQAPHIAITTSSGKIHQYESKGSPIHPILYPDVNSLNYRNLSRWQKLVEINRYYNTRSEYYNNYLPRCEIAARKIFTLTKSLQEIEYDIDLLLVAANPLLIGNRPSSPAIAYVDRMHIKPGFQLPEELKKILDSATKGAVYFSLGAIQEPEHLSVNVLQTLADAFRELPYLVLWKIANTTMVDIPKNVIANAWFPQQEVLAHPNVKAFITHGGARSLEEALFYEVPIIGLPIVRSRKVFIGEITRFGAGEILDPYYLEKENLKEVIESVATNDKYKESISKLNNMVVDPIISGPENAVWYTEYVLRHGGAKHLRSPAVGLSIFKYYMLDMFGIVLIISVTLLTASFYILRYILKRLRKRTLQRYDESGKFKAL; via the exons ATGGCGTTgcataaaatatcaattgtatttcttttattatattgttggcAAACTGTAGAAAGTGCATCTATTCTAGCTCTGTTCTCATCTCTATCATTTTCTGACCACGTTGTCTACAGAGGATATATATCACTTTTAGCACAAAAAGGTCACTCGATCGTAGTAATGACACCTTACCCGGGCCACTTTGGGTTTCCAGAGTCAGAAAAGATCGTCGAGTTAAATGTCGGGGAAGAATCTGCACTATTTTGGGAAGAATACAATAAACTTATGATAGATACTGATGACTATTATTCAAGAATGAAAGAAATTAATGACTGTTCCATAAAAGTAGCAGTTGCGCAATTAAAATCCAAGCCTATGACGGCATTGTTAATAAATCCGAATGTTAAGTTCGATCTGGTTATTACGGAAGCCGATGTGCCAGTCTTGTATGCAGTAGCGGATAAGTATCAAGCTCCTCATATTGCTATAACAACTTCGAGCGGTAAGATACATCAATACGAATCTAAAGGATCACCCATTCATCCGATATTATATCCTGATGTGAATAGTCTTAACTATAGAAATTTAAGTCGGTGGCAGAAACTTGTGGAAATAAATCGGTATTATAATACGCGaagtgaatattataataattatcttccACGTTGCGAAATTGCCGCGCGAAAGATATTCACTCTTACAAAAAGCCTACAGGAAATCGAATACGATATCGATTTGTTACTTGTAGCCGCTAATCCTTTGTTAATTGGAAATAGACCAAGTTCGCCTGCAATAGCATACGTCGATCGTATGCACATCAAACCTGGTTTTCAACTTCCAGAG gaacttaaaaaaatattagactcTGCAACAAAAGGAGCTGTTTACTTTAGTCTTGGAGCTATTCAGGAACCAGAGCATCTATCAGTAAATGTTTTACAGACTTTAGCTGATGCTTTTAGGGAGTTACCATATTTAGTACTGTGGAAGATTGCTAATACTACTATGGTAGATATACCTAAGAACGTAATTGCCAACGCGTGGTTCCCTCAACAGGAAGTACTAG CTCATCCAAATGTCAAAGCGTTTATTACACATGGTGGCGCGAGGTCACTAGAGGAAGCTCTATTCTATGAAGTTCCAATAATTGGACTTCCAATAGTGAGGTCTAGAAAAGTTTTCATCGGAGAGATTACTCGATTTGGAGCTGGGGAGATCTTAGATccatattatttagaaaaggaAAACTTAAAGGAAGTTATTGAATCGGTCGCTACAAATGATAA GTACAAggaatcaatatcaaaattgaataatatggtTGTTGATCCAATTATATCAGGCCCAGAAAATGCAGTGTGGTATACAGAATACGTTTTGCGCCATGGAGGCGCTAAACATCTGAGATCTCCAGCCGTAGGACttagtattttcaaatattatatgctGGATATGTTTGgcattgtattaattatatctgtaaCGTTGCTCACAGCatcgttttatatattacgCTATATTTTGAAACGCTTACGTAAGCGCACTCTTCAAAGGTATGATGAATCCGGTAAATTCAAAGCTTTGTaa
- the LOC113399329 gene encoding JNK1/MAPK8-associated membrane protein — protein MSIVKTCPGLYCGRSELEDGSWSECGACPRGFRTNATSYCVECSDEPTLYDWQYLGFMVLLPLVLHWFFIDMVAVGNRKSTIIAQHVCAFIEVASGTLAALLALPPTGSVDLHVCSPKALSDWYTLLHNPQPDYKETLHCTQEAVYPLYTIILLIYAFSLLMTVTLRPFLLVWHKAIPGKKAIYCALYFYPILVLTHTVAAGLIYCAFPYIIIIISMMTSASHFSIKMDQSAPELLTSSVTNGRNLIILLGHWLVHAYGIISLTGFKELWYLTLVPAPALFYILTAQFTDPMKIHND, from the exons ATGTCAATTGTCAAAACTTGTCCGGGCTTATATTGTGGTCGATCAGAACTAGAGGATGGCTCATGGAGCGAATGCGGTGCCTGTCCCAGAGGTTTCCGTACTAACGCTACTAGCTACTGTGTAGAATGTTCAGATGAACCCACTCTTTACGATTGGCAATACCTCGGTTTTATGGTTCTTCTACCTTTGGTTTTACACTGGTTTTTCATTGATATGGTTGCTGTTGGAAATCG tAAATCTACAATAATTGCACAACATGTTTGTGCTTTCATTGAAGTCGCATCAGGGACACTTGCCGCATTATTAGCCTTGCCACCGACAGGCTCTGTAGATTTACATGTTTGCTCACCTAAAGCTCTATCTGATTGGTACACATTACTTCATAACCCACAACCTGATTACAAGGAAACTCTGCACTGTACACAGGAAGCTGTGTATCCATT atacacaataatattactaatatatgcATTTAGTCTGTTAATGACGGTTACATTACGACCATTTTTACTAGTCTGGCATAAAGCAATACCCGGCAAGAAGGCTATATATTGTGCCTTGTATTTTTATCCCATACTTGTATTAACACACACTGTTGCAGCAGGACTAATAT attGTGCTTTcccatacataataattattatatctatgatGACATCAGCATCACATTTCTCAATCAAAATGGATCAGTCTGCACCAGAACTGTTAACATCGTCTGTCACAAATGGCaggaatttaattatacttttaggACATTGGCTAGTCCATGCATATGGTATCATATCTCTAACTGGTTTCAAGGAACTATGGTACTTGACCCTCGTACCAGCTCCGGCGCTTTTTTATATCCTAACTGCACAGTTTACTGATCCAATGAAGATTCACAACGATTGA
- the LOC113399328 gene encoding cyclin-dependent kinase 20 has protein sequence MNSDVTNYSVIGRIGEGAHGLVFKARHLPSGRVVALKKILIKNIDDGIPINVLREIKALQLLRCKYVIKMYDMFPRGMSLVLVLEYMCYGLWEMLHHNQAELTLPRVKTYAQMLLKGTRYMHAHYIMHRDLKPANLLINHEGILKIADLGLARLYWPDGGRPYSHQVATRWYRAPELLYGARYYSEKVDLWSVGCIIAEIITKQPLFAGESDIEQLAIVLQRLGTPTEETWPNHSELPDYHKITFPESLPMSWNDLLPGVDADAVHLIKSFILYDAQKRISAKEALRHPWFQNWPLPASLHDMLKPSVIKPK, from the exons ATGAATAGTGACGTAACAAATTACTCAGTTATCGGGCGAATAGGTGAAGGCGCACATGGTCTCGTGTTCAAAGCGCGTCACCTACCCTCGGGCCGTGTCGTCGCTTTAAAGAAAATTCTCATAAAGAACATAGACGATGGAATACCCATTAATGTATTACGAGAAATCAAAGCTCTACAGCTACTGCGTTGCAAATAT GTAATAAAGATGTATGATATGTTCCCTCGAGGTATGAGCCTCGTTTTAGTTTTGGAATATATGTGCTATGGACTGTGGGAGATGCTACATCACAACCAGGCAGAGTTGACCTTGCCACGAGTGAAAACTTACGCCCAAATGTTGTTGAAAGGAACGCGTTATATGCACGCTCATTATATTATGCATCGg gaTTTAAAACCGGCTAATCTTCTAATCAATCATGAAGGAATACTAAAAATTGCAGACTTAGGACTCGCCCGTTTATACTGGCCCGATGGCGGTCGACCTTACTCCCATCAAGTGGCCACAcg atGGTACCGCGCTCCAGAACTACTATACGGCGCGAGATATTATAGCGAAAAAGTTGACTTATGGTCTGTGGGATGTATCATCGCTGAAATAATTACGAAACAACCACTTTTTGCA GGTGAATCCGATATTGAACAATTAGCAATAGTGTTGCAGCGCTTGGGCACACCGACCGAAGAAACGTGGCCGAATCACTCGGAACTCCCTGATTACCATAAAATAACTTTCCCTGAATCATTACCAATGTCATGGAATGACCTCTTACCGGGTGTAGACGCTGATGCTGTACATCTAATTAAATCGTTTATACTATATGATGCTCAAAAGAGGATTTCAGCCAAGGAG GCCTTGAGACATCCTTGGTTTCAAAATTGGCCATTACCGGCATCCTTACATGACATGTTAAAGCCAAGTGTGataaaaccgaaataa